A stretch of the Sphingomonas sp. CL5.1 genome encodes the following:
- the zwf gene encoding glucose-6-phosphate dehydrogenase has protein sequence MQRNPVSKLLLFGATGDLAQRMLLPSLYGLHADGLLPQGLAVIGSARSDLDDKGFRQFAKKALDEFLPADRKDEKALGSFLDRLSYQPADLSNEETFKPLAEKVGDVSGGLAIFLSTAPSLFEPAVKGLESVGLAGETVRIGLEKPLGYDLASSREINDTVARAFPEDRIFRIDHYLGKETVQNILALRFGNSFFEPVWNARGIDNVQITVSETVGLEDRASYYDGAGALRDMVANHMLQLVALIAMEPPARYDTSAIRDEKAKVFRSLRQMKPEEVPQNTVIGQYLGGAVNGQIVKGYDEELGRDSNTETFVAIKAHVDNWRWQGVPFYLRTGKRMPVRRSEIAIQFKPVPHSMFAGRGGLLQPNMLIIRLQPEEYIQLLVMAKEPGLDRDGIRLREVPLNLSLDAEFAGTRRRIAYERLLLDLIEGDQTLFVRRDEVEAQWTWIDAIRAGWAANDMKPKHYPAGTWGPSAAIALTERDGVTWQDD, from the coding sequence ATGCAGCGCAACCCGGTCTCCAAGCTCCTGCTGTTCGGCGCGACCGGCGATCTGGCGCAGCGGATGCTGCTGCCGTCGCTCTACGGCCTCCATGCCGACGGGCTGCTGCCGCAGGGGCTGGCCGTCATCGGCTCGGCGCGCTCGGACCTCGACGACAAGGGCTTCCGCCAGTTCGCCAAGAAGGCGCTGGACGAATTCCTCCCCGCCGACCGCAAGGACGAGAAGGCGCTGGGCAGCTTCCTCGATCGTCTCTCCTATCAGCCGGCCGACCTCTCGAATGAAGAGACATTCAAGCCGCTCGCCGAGAAGGTCGGCGACGTCTCGGGCGGCCTCGCGATCTTCCTCTCCACCGCGCCTTCGCTGTTCGAGCCGGCGGTGAAGGGCCTCGAATCGGTCGGCCTCGCCGGGGAGACAGTGCGCATCGGGCTGGAAAAGCCGCTCGGCTACGACCTCGCCTCGAGCCGCGAGATCAACGACACGGTGGCGCGCGCCTTTCCCGAGGACCGCATCTTCCGCATCGACCATTATCTCGGCAAGGAGACGGTGCAGAACATCCTCGCGCTGCGTTTCGGCAATTCCTTCTTCGAGCCGGTATGGAACGCCCGCGGGATCGACAACGTGCAGATCACCGTCTCCGAGACGGTCGGGCTGGAGGATCGCGCGAGCTATTACGACGGCGCCGGCGCGCTGCGCGACATGGTGGCGAATCATATGCTCCAGCTCGTCGCGCTGATCGCAATGGAGCCGCCGGCGCGCTATGACACCAGCGCGATCCGCGACGAGAAGGCCAAGGTGTTCCGCTCGCTGCGCCAGATGAAGCCGGAGGAAGTGCCGCAGAACACGGTGATCGGCCAGTATCTCGGCGGCGCGGTTAACGGCCAGATCGTAAAGGGTTACGACGAGGAGCTAGGGCGCGATTCGAATACCGAGACGTTCGTCGCGATCAAGGCGCATGTCGACAACTGGCGCTGGCAGGGCGTGCCGTTTTATTTGCGCACGGGCAAAAGGATGCCGGTGCGCCGCTCCGAGATCGCGATCCAGTTCAAGCCGGTGCCGCATTCGATGTTCGCCGGGCGCGGCGGGCTGCTCCAGCCGAACATGCTCATCATCCGCTTGCAGCCTGAGGAATATATCCAGCTTCTCGTCATGGCGAAGGAGCCGGGGCTGGACCGCGACGGCATCCGCCTGCGGGAGGTGCCGCTGAACCTCAGCCTCGACGCCGAGTTCGCCGGCACACGCCGCCGCATCGCCTATGAGCGGCTGCTGCTCGACCTGATCGAGGGCGACCAGACCCTGTTCGTCCGCCGCGACGAGGTGGAGGCACAATGGACGTGGATCGACGCGATCCGCGCCGGCTGGGCGGCGAACGACATGAAGCCCAAACATTATCCGGCCGGCACCTGGGGACCGTCCGCCGCGATCGCGCTGACCGAGCGCGACGGCGTGACCTGGCAGGACGATTGA
- a CDS encoding response regulator transcription factor, with amino-acid sequence MARILVIEDDESTAREIAAELSAHGHDVLIAADGAAGLERATREAFDAITLDRMLPGLDGLEVVASLRQRRVDVPVLMISALSDVDERIAGLRAGGDDYLVKPFAPNEMAMRVEVLIRRRREQAGVMVLRAGDIELDLTRRTATVAGEPVRLLHMEFRLLEFLMRNQGETVSRRIIFEQVWGYYFDPGANLINVHIARLRKKLDRPGAPSAIATVKGEGYRLDAR; translated from the coding sequence ATGGCCCGCATCCTGGTGATCGAGGACGACGAGAGCACCGCGCGCGAGATCGCGGCGGAACTGTCCGCGCACGGCCATGACGTGCTGATCGCGGCGGACGGCGCGGCGGGGCTGGAGCGCGCCACCCGCGAGGCGTTCGACGCCATCACGCTCGACCGGATGCTGCCGGGGCTGGACGGGCTGGAGGTGGTCGCCAGCCTGCGCCAGCGCCGCGTCGACGTGCCGGTGCTGATGATCAGCGCGCTGAGCGACGTGGACGAGCGGATCGCCGGGCTGCGCGCCGGGGGTGACGATTATCTCGTGAAGCCCTTCGCCCCCAACGAGATGGCGATGCGCGTCGAGGTGCTGATCCGCCGCCGCCGCGAGCAGGCCGGCGTGATGGTGCTGCGCGCCGGCGATATCGAGCTGGACCTCACGCGCCGCACCGCCACCGTCGCGGGCGAGCCGGTGCGGCTGCTGCACATGGAATTCCGCCTGCTCGAATTCCTGATGCGCAACCAGGGCGAGACGGTGAGCCGCCGCATCATCTTCGAGCAGGTCTGGGGCTATTATTTCGATCCCGGCGCGAACCTCATCAACGTCCATATCGCGCGGCTGCGCAAGAAGCTCGACCGGCCCGGCGCGCCATCGGCGATCGCGACCGTGAAGGGCGAGGGCTATCGCCTTGATGCTCGCTGA
- a CDS encoding CTP synthase, with translation MARFIFITGGVVSSLGKGLMAASLAALLQARGYRVRIRKFDPYLNVDPGTMSPYQHGEVYVTDDGAETDLDLGHYERFTGVAARQSDNITSGRIYQQIIQRERRGDYLGATVQVIPHVTDAIKEFARAETDDLDFVLCEIGGTVGDIESLPFIESIRQLKNEVGRGNAISIHVTLVPYIAAAGELKTKPTQHSVRELAALGVQPDVLVCRCEQPLPAGERAKIALFCNVPESAVIPALDARSIYAVPLQYHAEGLDSEVLRAFGITPSSPPDLTRWEEIVDRLTNPEGEVTIGVVGKYVGLQDAYKSLNEALVHGGIANRVKVNIRWIDAELFEGEDAAIAAHLEPCHAILVPGAFGERGAEGKIASVRFAREREIPYFGICFGMQMACIEGARDLGGIAGASSTEFGPTDEPVVGLITEWMGRDGLEKREASGDMGGTMRLGAYEASLGGNSRVASIYGSDTISERHRHRYEVNTGYRDVLEQGGLVFSGMSPDGTLPEIVERPDHPWFIGVQFHPELKSKPFDPHPLFASFIEAAVKQSRLV, from the coding sequence ATGGCGCGGTTCATTTTCATCACCGGCGGCGTGGTCTCCTCGCTCGGCAAGGGTCTCATGGCGGCATCGCTCGCGGCGCTGCTCCAGGCGCGCGGCTATCGCGTGCGCATCCGCAAGTTCGATCCCTACCTCAACGTCGATCCGGGGACGATGAGTCCTTATCAGCACGGTGAGGTCTATGTCACCGACGACGGGGCGGAGACCGACCTCGACCTCGGCCATTACGAGCGTTTCACCGGGGTCGCCGCGCGGCAGAGCGACAACATCACTTCCGGCCGGATCTACCAGCAGATCATCCAGCGCGAGCGGCGCGGCGACTATCTCGGCGCCACCGTGCAGGTGATCCCGCACGTCACCGACGCGATCAAGGAATTCGCGCGGGCCGAGACGGACGACCTCGATTTCGTGCTGTGCGAGATCGGCGGCACGGTGGGCGATATCGAATCGCTGCCATTCATCGAATCGATTCGCCAGCTCAAGAACGAGGTGGGACGCGGCAACGCCATCTCGATCCACGTCACTTTGGTGCCCTATATCGCGGCGGCGGGCGAGCTTAAGACCAAGCCGACGCAGCATTCGGTGCGCGAGCTGGCCGCGCTGGGCGTGCAGCCCGACGTGCTGGTCTGCCGCTGCGAGCAGCCGCTGCCGGCGGGCGAGCGGGCCAAGATCGCGCTGTTCTGCAACGTCCCCGAATCCGCCGTCATCCCGGCGCTGGATGCCAGGAGCATCTATGCCGTGCCGCTCCAGTATCACGCCGAGGGGCTGGATTCGGAGGTGCTGCGTGCCTTCGGCATCACGCCGTCCTCGCCGCCGGACCTCACGCGCTGGGAAGAGATCGTCGATCGCCTGACCAATCCTGAGGGCGAGGTGACGATCGGCGTGGTCGGCAAATATGTCGGGCTTCAGGACGCCTACAAGTCGCTCAACGAGGCGCTGGTGCATGGCGGGATCGCGAATCGCGTGAAGGTCAACATCCGCTGGATCGACGCGGAGCTGTTCGAGGGCGAGGACGCGGCGATCGCCGCACATCTGGAGCCGTGCCACGCGATCCTCGTCCCCGGCGCGTTCGGGGAGCGCGGCGCGGAGGGCAAGATCGCCAGCGTGCGCTTCGCCCGCGAGCGCGAGATTCCCTATTTCGGCATCTGCTTCGGGATGCAAATGGCGTGCATCGAGGGCGCGCGCGATCTTGGCGGGATCGCCGGCGCCTCGTCCACCGAGTTCGGCCCGACCGACGAGCCGGTGGTCGGCCTCATCACCGAATGGATGGGCCGCGACGGGCTGGAGAAGCGCGAGGCGAGCGGCGACATGGGCGGCACGATGCGGCTCGGCGCCTATGAGGCGAGCCTTGGCGGCAACAGCCGCGTCGCCTCGATCTACGGCTCGGACACGATCAGCGAGCGGCATCGCCATCGCTACGAGGTGAACACCGGCTATCGCGACGTGCTGGAGCAGGGCGGGCTGGTCTTCTCCGGCATGTCGCCGGACGGGACGCTGCCGGAGATCGTCGAGCGGCCGGACCATCCGTGGTTCATCGGCGTCCAGTTCCACCCGGAGCTGAAATCCAAGCCGTTTGACCCGCATCCGCTGTTCGCCAGCTTCATCGAGGCGGCGGTCAAGCAGAGCCGGCTGGTCTGA
- a CDS encoding MarR family transcriptional regulator: protein MNTLVDYVRSGEPDLTNRQMALLLVVYLLPGPHTVRGLAQNLNVSKPVITRALNRLGALGYLRRQRDDSDKRNIFVAQTSEGADFLEEFGQLIGEARRSPARTGGRAQDLRLDGALASARSAD from the coding sequence ATGAACACCCTGGTCGATTATGTCCGGTCCGGCGAACCGGATCTGACCAACCGCCAGATGGCCCTTCTGCTGGTGGTCTATCTCCTGCCGGGGCCGCATACCGTCCGCGGACTCGCGCAAAATCTGAACGTCTCGAAACCCGTCATCACGCGCGCCTTGAACAGACTGGGCGCGCTCGGCTATCTGCGCCGCCAGCGCGACGACAGCGACAAGCGCAATATCTTTGTCGCGCAGACATCCGAAGGGGCAGATTTTCTTGAGGAGTTCGGCCAACTCATCGGCGAAGCAAGACGATCGCCAGCCAGAACGGGCGGGCGTGCCCAGGACCTTCGCCTTGACGGGGCGCTCGCGTCCGCTCGATCCGCTGACTAA
- the secG gene encoding preprotein translocase subunit SecG has protein sequence MFTFLLVVHAIIAAALVTVILMQRSEGGGLTSGGSPAGLMSARGAADFLTRSTAVLATLFVLMSIVLAVISATRSSTSVDTSLQRAPVTAPAAAPQPQQPVDTAPAAPPADNGVPLAR, from the coding sequence ATGTTCACCTTTCTCCTCGTCGTCCATGCCATCATCGCCGCCGCGCTGGTGACGGTGATCCTGATGCAGCGGTCGGAGGGCGGGGGGCTTACGTCCGGCGGCAGCCCGGCGGGGCTGATGTCGGCGCGCGGCGCGGCCGATTTCCTGACGCGCTCGACGGCGGTGCTCGCCACGTTGTTCGTGCTGATGTCGATCGTGCTGGCGGTGATCTCGGCGACGCGCAGCTCCACCTCGGTCGACACGTCGCTGCAACGCGCGCCGGTGACCGCGCCGGCGGCGGCGCCCCAGCCGCAGCAGCCGGTCGATACCGCGCCGGCCGCCCCGCCCGCCGACAACGGCGTGCCGCTGGCGCGCTGA
- a CDS encoding HAMP domain-containing sensor histidine kinase, with protein sequence MLADRLRFADIRRTSAFRLTAMLGVTFAAGIVLLLGAIYLLTARELTSRSDRILADLAAQVLATPAEALPDRIRQENARDEPGLNFFGLISGDGETIAGKLSTMPAKGYDRPVDVEDAGGGIGPIRLLARRTPNGETLLVGRDISQIRDLRLRMLEILVWSGLAIVLGVGLTAIGLSIGPLRRVRDLQAASRAIAAGDLALRMPIAGRHDELDLFADTVNAMVEDVARTIAQVKGVTDAIAHDLRTPLTRVRAGLHRIAQDDALSPGQRERLESAVVDLDTVLERFAALLRISELEAGQRRAGFASVDLGAIAARVGELYEPLAEDSGIALVIDCAPLPFHGDEKLLFEAVSNLVDNAIKFGREGGHVSVVTGGGDEDWLLDVRDDGPGIAADEREAVLRRFHRGSNAAGAPGSGLGLSVVSAILGLHGLRLELLYAGPGLIARIQPAG encoded by the coding sequence ATGCTCGCTGACCGGCTGCGCTTCGCGGACATCCGGCGCACCAGCGCCTTCCGCCTGACGGCGATGCTCGGCGTGACCTTCGCCGCCGGCATCGTGCTGCTGCTCGGCGCGATCTACCTGCTGACCGCGCGGGAGCTGACCAGCCGCAGCGACCGCATCCTCGCGGACCTTGCCGCGCAGGTGCTGGCGACGCCGGCCGAGGCGCTGCCCGACCGCATCCGGCAAGAGAATGCGCGCGACGAGCCGGGGCTGAACTTCTTCGGCCTCATAAGCGGCGACGGGGAGACGATCGCCGGCAAGCTCTCCACGATGCCGGCGAAGGGATATGACCGGCCGGTCGACGTGGAGGACGCCGGCGGCGGGATCGGGCCGATCCGCCTGCTCGCTCGCCGCACCCCGAACGGCGAGACATTGCTGGTCGGGCGCGACATCAGCCAGATCCGCGACCTGCGCCTCAGGATGCTGGAGATATTGGTGTGGAGCGGCCTTGCCATCGTGCTCGGCGTCGGCCTCACCGCGATCGGCCTCAGCATCGGTCCGCTGCGCCGGGTGCGCGATCTCCAGGCGGCCAGCCGGGCGATCGCGGCGGGCGACCTCGCGCTGCGGATGCCGATCGCCGGGCGGCACGACGAGCTGGACCTGTTCGCCGATACCGTGAACGCGATGGTCGAGGACGTCGCGCGGACCATCGCGCAGGTGAAGGGCGTGACCGACGCGATCGCGCATGACCTGCGCACCCCGCTGACCCGCGTGCGCGCCGGCCTGCATCGCATCGCGCAGGACGATGCCCTGTCGCCCGGCCAGCGCGAGCGGCTCGAGTCGGCGGTGGTCGATCTCGATACCGTGCTGGAGCGGTTCGCCGCGCTGCTGCGCATCTCCGAGCTGGAGGCGGGGCAGCGCCGCGCCGGCTTCGCCTCGGTCGATCTCGGCGCGATCGCGGCGCGGGTGGGGGAATTGTACGAGCCGCTGGCCGAGGACAGCGGCATCGCGCTCGTCATCGATTGCGCGCCGCTGCCCTTCCACGGCGACGAGAAGCTATTGTTCGAGGCGGTCAGCAACCTCGTCGACAATGCGATCAAGTTCGGGCGCGAGGGCGGTCATGTGTCCGTCGTCACCGGCGGCGGGGACGAGGACTGGCTGCTCGACGTGCGCGACGACGGGCCGGGCATCGCGGCCGACGAGCGCGAGGCGGTGCTGCGGCGCTTCCATCGCGGCAGCAACGCGGCGGGCGCGCCCGGTTCCGGGCTGGGGCTGAGCGTGGTGTCCGCGATCCTCGGCCTTCACGGGCTGCGGCTGGAATTGCTCTATGCCGGCCCCGGGCTGATCGCCCGCATCCAGCCGGCGGGATGA
- the argC gene encoding N-acetyl-gamma-glutamyl-phosphate reductase, whose amino-acid sequence MSASVFIDGAAGTTGLEIRERLEGRDGLSLALLDEARRKDRAARREALNDADFVILCLPDDAAREAVALIDNPRTRVIDASSAHRVADGWTYGFPELGFDVASARLVSNPGCYPTGFLALVAPLVRAGLVPADWPLSVNAVSGYSGGGKSLIERFEGDATLAYRDYGFGLAHKHLPEMQRHAGLAHAPIFAPMVINALRGMVVEVPLPLALLPGRPTRAAIVDALSAAFAGSPIVTVHHDQPDELLVRQGAAGSDRLDLYVFTGPDGAQARLVACLDNLGKGASGAAVQNLNLMAGLDPLAGLNL is encoded by the coding sequence ATGAGCGCGAGCGTCTTCATCGACGGCGCGGCCGGCACCACCGGCCTCGAGATCCGCGAGCGGCTGGAGGGGCGCGACGGCCTGTCGCTCGCCCTGCTCGACGAGGCGCGGCGCAAGGACCGCGCGGCGCGGCGCGAGGCGCTGAATGATGCCGATTTCGTCATCCTCTGCCTGCCCGACGACGCCGCGCGCGAGGCGGTGGCGCTGATCGACAATCCGCGCACCCGCGTGATCGACGCCTCCAGCGCGCATCGCGTGGCCGATGGCTGGACCTATGGCTTCCCGGAGTTGGGCTTCGACGTCGCCAGTGCGCGGCTCGTCTCGAATCCCGGCTGCTATCCCACCGGCTTCCTCGCCCTGGTCGCGCCACTGGTGCGCGCCGGGCTGGTGCCGGCCGACTGGCCGCTCAGCGTCAATGCCGTCTCGGGCTATTCGGGCGGCGGCAAGTCGCTGATCGAGCGGTTCGAGGGCGATGCGACGCTGGCATATCGCGATTACGGCTTCGGGCTGGCGCACAAGCATCTGCCGGAGATGCAGCGCCATGCCGGCCTCGCCCATGCGCCGATCTTCGCGCCGATGGTGATAAACGCGCTGCGCGGCATGGTGGTGGAGGTGCCGCTGCCGCTCGCGCTGCTGCCCGGCCGGCCGACGCGCGCGGCGATCGTCGATGCGCTGTCCGCCGCCTTCGCCGGCAGCCCGATCGTCACCGTGCATCACGACCAGCCCGACGAACTGCTCGTGCGGCAAGGCGCGGCGGGTAGCGACCGGCTCGATCTTTATGTCTTCACCGGCCCGGACGGCGCGCAGGCGCGGCTGGTCGCCTGCCTCGACAATCTCGGCAAGGGCGCGTCGGGCGCGGCGGTGCAGAACCTCAACCTGATGGCGGGGCTGGACCCGCTCGCCGGCCTCAACCTCTAG
- a CDS encoding SH3 domain-containing protein, translated as MTGRSRPLDPLTNAVRPDIADVRLAEYVFAPHYAAAVQRILRAATTLRAARAADSETLATLAAGEPFELLDVTGDDGWGIATRHGLVGYLDAALLGQPE; from the coding sequence TTGACGGGGCGCTCGCGTCCGCTCGATCCGCTGACTAACGCGGTACGCCCGGACATCGCCGATGTCCGGCTCGCCGAATATGTCTTCGCCCCGCATTATGCCGCCGCCGTGCAGCGCATCCTCAGGGCCGCCACCACGTTGCGCGCCGCGCGCGCGGCCGATTCCGAAACGCTCGCGACGCTTGCCGCCGGCGAGCCGTTCGAGCTGCTCGACGTGACCGGCGATGACGGCTGGGGCATCGCCACGCGGCACGGGCTGGTCGGTTATCTCGATGCCGCCCTGCTGGGGCAGCCGGAATGA
- a CDS encoding efflux RND transporter permease subunit, whose translation MLQLVKIALSKPYTFVVLAILILLFGGAAALRTPTDIFPDIKIPVIAVVWTYRGLPPEDMAGRVIYYYERQLSSSVNDIDHIESQSLAGIGVVKIFFRPGVDIRTATAQVTATSQTVLKQMPPGITPPTVLNYNASTVPILQLALSGAGLSEQKIFDLGQNFIRPALASVQGAAIPSPYGGKERQIQVDLDPAALAAHRLSATDVAAALASQNQIVPAGTAKIGQYEYNLKLNNSPSVIDDLNRLPIKTVDGATVTIGDVAHVRDGSPPQRNEVRVDGGRAVLMTVLKSGSASTIAIVDQAKALLPKLRETLPPSLKIDLLSDQSLFVKAAVSGVVREGMIAAGLTSLMILLFLGSWRSTVIIAASIPLAILAAIAGLAAFGQTLNIMTLGGLALAVGILVDDATVTIENINWHLEQGKSVRQSILDGAEQIVGPAFVSLLCICIAFLPMFFLPGVAGFLFAPMAMAVVFAMIASFVLSRTLVPTMGNYLLRDHATPHTAEVMATHDAKAGRPQTRNPLRRFQHGFEARFERVRAWYVELLAFALGRRKPFVIGFMAVVLLSFALVPMLGRNFFPAVDSGEINLHVRAPVGTRLEETAALFDHIEDRIRQVVPPEQLGSIVDNIGLPVSGINRAYSNTGGVGPQDGDIMITLKEGHAPTAGYVRTLRQVLPAAFPGSTFSFLPADIVSQILNFGAPAPIDVQIAGPDTKGGAAYARMLAARLGRIPGIADVRVQQADNYPEFGFDVDRAQADRVGITENDVTRNLSVDLAGSFQVAPTFWLNPKNGVSYPIVVQAPQYRTESLSQLDNLPVSGTKPGTFQLLGGLGTLHREASPAVVSHYAVQPVYDVYATTQGRDLGAVAGDIQKVLKDTQGALPKGARVALRGQVETMNTAFTGLLIGLAGAIVLIYLLIVVNFQSWLDPFVIVTALPAALAGIVWMLFATHTPLSVPALTGAIMCMGVATANSVLVVSFARERLRAGGNALRAAAEAGATRFRPVLMTALAMIIGMAPMALGLGEGGEQNAPLGRAVIGGLICATIATLVFVPVVFAIAHGRKQHAPATPEPTGEPIHA comes from the coding sequence ATGCTCCAGCTCGTCAAGATCGCGCTCAGCAAGCCTTATACGTTCGTCGTCCTTGCGATCCTGATCCTGCTGTTCGGCGGCGCGGCGGCGTTGCGCACGCCGACCGACATCTTCCCCGACATCAAGATCCCGGTGATCGCCGTGGTGTGGACCTATCGCGGCCTGCCGCCGGAGGACATGGCCGGGCGAGTCATCTATTATTACGAGCGCCAGCTTTCCTCCTCGGTCAACGATATCGACCATATCGAGAGCCAGTCGCTCGCCGGCATCGGCGTGGTGAAGATCTTCTTCCGCCCCGGCGTCGATATCCGCACCGCCACCGCGCAGGTGACGGCGACCTCGCAGACCGTGCTGAAGCAGATGCCGCCGGGCATCACCCCGCCCACGGTGCTGAACTACAACGCCTCGACCGTGCCGATCCTGCAACTGGCGCTGTCCGGCGCGGGGCTTTCCGAGCAGAAGATCTTCGATCTCGGGCAGAATTTCATCCGCCCCGCGCTGGCGTCGGTGCAGGGCGCGGCGATCCCGTCGCCCTATGGCGGCAAGGAGCGGCAGATACAGGTCGATCTCGACCCCGCCGCGCTCGCCGCGCACCGCCTCTCCGCGACCGACGTGGCGGCGGCGCTGGCTTCGCAGAACCAGATCGTCCCCGCCGGCACCGCCAAGATCGGGCAGTACGAATATAATCTGAAGCTCAACAACAGCCCCTCGGTGATCGACGACCTGAACCGCCTGCCGATCAAGACGGTGGATGGCGCGACGGTGACGATCGGCGATGTCGCGCACGTCCGCGACGGATCGCCGCCCCAGCGCAACGAGGTGCGCGTCGACGGCGGCCGTGCGGTGCTGATGACGGTGCTGAAAAGCGGCTCCGCCTCGACCATCGCGATCGTCGATCAGGCGAAGGCACTGCTGCCCAAATTGCGCGAGACGCTGCCGCCGTCGCTGAAGATCGACCTGCTCTCGGACCAGTCGCTGTTCGTGAAGGCGGCGGTGTCCGGCGTGGTGCGCGAAGGCATGATCGCCGCCGGGCTGACCAGCCTGATGATCCTGCTGTTCCTCGGCTCGTGGCGCTCGACCGTCATCATCGCCGCGTCGATCCCGCTCGCCATCCTCGCGGCGATCGCCGGGCTGGCGGCGTTCGGGCAGACGCTCAACATCATGACGCTCGGCGGGCTGGCGCTCGCGGTCGGCATCCTCGTCGACGACGCGACCGTCACGATCGAGAACATCAACTGGCATCTCGAGCAGGGCAAATCGGTGCGCCAGTCGATCCTCGACGGCGCGGAGCAGATCGTCGGGCCGGCGTTCGTCTCGCTGCTGTGCATCTGCATCGCTTTCCTGCCGATGTTCTTCCTGCCGGGTGTGGCGGGGTTCCTGTTCGCGCCGATGGCGATGGCGGTGGTGTTCGCGATGATCGCCTCGTTCGTGCTGTCGCGCACGCTCGTGCCCACGATGGGCAATTACCTGCTGCGCGATCACGCCACGCCGCACACCGCCGAGGTGATGGCGACGCACGACGCCAAGGCCGGGCGGCCGCAGACGCGTAATCCCCTCCGCCGCTTCCAGCACGGGTTCGAGGCGCGCTTCGAGCGGGTGCGCGCCTGGTATGTCGAGTTGCTCGCGTTCGCGCTCGGGCGGCGCAAGCCGTTCGTGATCGGCTTCATGGCCGTGGTGCTGCTGTCGTTCGCGCTGGTGCCGATGCTGGGGCGCAACTTCTTTCCGGCGGTGGATTCGGGGGAGATCAACCTCCATGTCCGCGCGCCGGTCGGCACCCGGCTGGAGGAAACGGCGGCGCTGTTCGACCATATCGAGGACCGCATCCGCCAGGTGGTGCCGCCCGAGCAGCTCGGCTCGATCGTCGACAACATCGGCCTGCCGGTCAGCGGCATCAACCGCGCCTATTCCAACACCGGCGGCGTCGGCCCGCAGGACGGCGACATCATGATCACGCTGAAGGAGGGGCATGCGCCGACCGCCGGCTACGTCCGCACCTTGCGCCAGGTGCTGCCCGCGGCCTTCCCCGGATCGACCTTCTCCTTCCTGCCCGCCGACATCGTCAGCCAGATCCTGAACTTCGGCGCGCCGGCCCCGATCGACGTGCAGATCGCCGGGCCGGACACCAAGGGCGGCGCGGCCTATGCCCGGATGCTCGCGGCCCGGCTCGGCCGCATCCCCGGCATCGCCGACGTGCGCGTGCAGCAGGCGGACAATTATCCCGAATTCGGCTTCGACGTGGATCGCGCGCAGGCCGATCGCGTCGGCATCACCGAGAATGACGTGACCCGCAACCTGTCGGTCGACCTCGCCGGCAGCTTCCAGGTCGCGCCGACCTTCTGGCTCAACCCGAAGAACGGCGTGTCCTATCCGATCGTGGTGCAGGCGCCGCAATATCGCACCGAGAGCCTGTCGCAGCTCGACAATCTGCCCGTGTCCGGCACGAAGCCGGGGACGTTCCAGCTGCTCGGCGGGCTCGGCACGCTGCATCGCGAGGCCAGCCCGGCGGTGGTGTCGCACTATGCGGTGCAGCCGGTGTACGACGTCTATGCGACGACGCAGGGCCGCGATCTCGGCGCGGTGGCGGGTGATATCCAGAAGGTGCTGAAAGATACGCAGGGCGCGCTGCCCAAGGGCGCGCGGGTGGCGTTGCGCGGGCAGGTGGAGACGATGAACACCGCCTTCACCGGCCTGCTGATCGGCCTCGCCGGGGCGATCGTGCTGATCTACCTGTTGATCGTCGTGAACTTCCAGAGCTGGCTCGATCCGTTCGTGATCGTCACCGCCTTGCCCGCCGCGCTCGCCGGGATCGTGTGGATGCTGTTCGCGACGCATACTCCGCTCAGCGTCCCGGCGCTGACCGGCGCGATCATGTGCATGGGCGTGGCGACCGCCAACAGCGTGTTGGTGGTGAGCTTCGCCCGGGAGCGGCTGCGCGCCGGCGGCAATGCCTTGCGCGCGGCGGCGGAGGCTGGCGCGACCCGCTTCCGCCCGGTGCTGATGACCGCGCTGGCGATGATCATCGGCATGGCCCCGATGGCGCTGGGGCTGGGCGAGGGCGGCGAGCAGAACGCCCCGCTCGGCCGCGCGGTGATCGGCGGGCTGATCTGCGCGACGATCGCCACTCTCGTCTTCGTCCCCGTCGTCTTCGCCATCGCCCACGGCCGCAAGCAGCACGCGCCGGCCACGCCCGAACCCACCGGAGAACCGATCCATGCCTGA